One window of Papaver somniferum cultivar HN1 chromosome 9, ASM357369v1, whole genome shotgun sequence genomic DNA carries:
- the LOC113311930 gene encoding uncharacterized protein LOC113311930 — MEASPSQASNPKYEDLANKMAALSHNEEEDFEVPEDLLETTSSHKYSLVITTVTRREDGINILYNMLIISWRPSGNMEISIFGKEIYVVHFELGCDYNTVLTRSPWGLNEDILLMEICDPDKLPEEYEFRFADFTVQIHGLPISSQTSKMVEFIASKILTPYPISSTDRAKWGSFARVRVKLDVTEKLRHELNFTLPSKKKMQGHVKQCPELSRECEKMGLFSPETFTEKMQDMKVARLTEEINVNYKPKPNHNMSSSRTFKETQSHNNKDDNSCNPSILFLFETRLNDSKSKRICSSLNYKHFEYVVAIGRSGVLALLWNDTVDISVVSKSTNCIHCIIESHLSLPRWELFCVYGPPSQQHRNGFWRHINNTLETVEGAWCMIGDLNALMHQHKKQGGSPTTDISCQEFRTMIRERDILDLGYAGPAFTWSNNSTQNNPIFERLDRAIYNSEWRVLFSDAAVLHLPRIESDHSPIILNTMRKPPKRNPNYKFEFYWTDHPQFKEVMQNSWDNSAGNTISRLTTLDKGLWKWSRKTFGDTRREIKLEKQKLIDLKSSSHQRDTGEEEKDICYNIITLEKRDRIFWQ, encoded by the exons ATGGAGGCTTCTCCATCACAAGCTTCAAATCCAAAATATGAAGATCTAGCAAACAAGATGGCAGCATTGTCacataatgaagaagaagattttgaagtgCCAGAAGATCTACTTGAGACCACATCTTCACATAAATACTCTCTAGTCATTACCACTGTCACAAGAAGAGAGGATGGGATTAACATCCTCTACAATATGCTTATCATATCTTGGAGACCGTCTGGAAATATGGAAATATCAATCTTTGGGAAGGAAATATACGTAGTTCACTTCGAACTAGGATGTGACTACAACACAGTCCTAACCAGATCACCATGGGGACTCAATGAAGATATCCTCCTTATGGAGATATGTGATCCTGACAAGCTGCCAGAAGAGTATGAATTCAGATTTGCAGATTTCACAGTACAAATTCATGGACTACCGATTAGCTCTCAAACATCCAAAATGGTCGAGTTCATTGCAAGCAAGATATTGACTCCTTACCCTATTAGCTCAACTGATCGTGCAAAGTGGGGAAGTTTCGCCAGAGTCAGAGTCAAATTGGATGTTACAGAAAAACTCAGACATGAGCTAAATTTCACTCTACCATCCAAGAAAAAAATGCAAGGTCATGTTAAG CAATGCCCTGAGTTGTCTAGGGAATGCGAGAAAATGGGATTATTTTCTCCAGAAACCTTCACGGAGAAGATGCAGGATATGAAAGTTGCAAGACTTACAGAAGAGATCAATGTAAACTACAAACCTAAACCCAATCATAATATGTCATCATCAAGAACCTTCAAAGAAACTCAAAGCCACAACAATAAAGATGACAACAG TTGCAATCCTTCCATATTGTTCTTGTTTGAAACAAGGCTGAATGATTCAAAAAGCAAAAGGATTTGCAGCTCTCTGAACTACAAGCACTTTGAATACGTTGTTGCTATTGGCAGAAGCGGCGTGCTTGCTTTACTTTGGAATGACACAGTGGACATATCTGTAGTTTCAAAATCTACAAACTGCATCCATTGTATTATCGAATCCCATTTATCTTTACCAAGATGGGAGCTTTTCTGTGTATATGGGCCTCCATCTCAACAACATAGGAATGGTTTTTGGAGACACATAAACAATACTCTAGAAACTGTTGAAGGTGCATGGTGTATGATTGGTGACTTAAATGCCCTAATGCACCAACACAAAAAGCAAGGTGGCTCACCAACCACAGATATCAGCTGCCAGGAATTCAGAACTATGATAAGGGAAAGAGATATTCTTGATCTTGGGTACGCTGGACCTGCCTTCACTTGGTCTAACAATTCCACCCAAAACAATCCAATCTTTGAGAGATTAGACAGAGCAATCTATAACTCAGAATGGAGAGTTCTATTCTCGGATGCTGCAGTGCTACACCTACCGAGAATCGAAAGTGATCACTCCCCCATAattctcaacactatgaggaaacCACCCAAGAGAAATCCAAACTACAAGTTTGAGTTTTATTGGACTGATCACCCTCAGTTCAAAGAGGTAATGCAAAATAGCTGGGACAATTCTGCAGGAAACACAATTTCAAGATTAACAACGTTGGATAAAGGACTATGGAAGTGGAGCAGGAAAACTTTTGGAGACACAAGAAGGGAGATAAAACTTGAGAAACAAAAGTTGATTGATCTGAAATCTTCTTCACACCAGAGAGACACCGGAGAGGAGGAGAAAGACATATGTTATAACATCATTACTCTTGAGAAAAGAGACAGAATATTTTGGCAATAA
- the LOC113310163 gene encoding auxin response factor 18-like translates to MQEMEKNLDSQLDSQLWHACAGGMVQMPNVNSKVFYFPQGQAEHAHGNVDFGLSPSRVPPLILCRVAAVKYMADPESDEVYSKIKLVPVRNNEPDYEDDGVANNGIGNGSEVQEKPASFAKTLTQSDANNGGGFSVPRYCAETIFPRLDYSADPPVQTVLAKDVHGEIWKFRHIYRGTPRRHLLTTGWSTFVNHKKLIAGDSIVFLRTENGDLCVGIRRAKRGIGGGQESLSGWNPAAGNCASPYAGFSVFLREDDKRNGNGGNLKSGPRGKERVRPESVIEAATLAANGQPFEIVYYPRASTPEFCVKASLVSTAMRVPWCGGMRFKMAFETEDSSRISWFMGTISSAQVVDPVHWPGSPWRLLQVTWDEPDLLQNVKRVSPWLVELVSSMPAIHLSPFSPPRKKLRLPPHPDFPLEGQFTLPSFSTNPLGSSSPLCCISDNTSAGIQGARHTQFGTSLSDLHFNKLQSGLHPSFFQSLDHAPPLTRTQNGLTMNKADSSEDVSWLTIGNSSPSSKKACEAITPQFVLFGQPILTEQQMSLSFSSETVSQVVNGNSSSPEKTLSSVSFSPMVNQCPRQENPSSEGFPFLKDRQMIDMGLETGQCKVFMESEDVGRTLDLSVLNSYEELYRKLADMFLIEPPETLNHVVYLNMTGAVKHAGDEPFSEFKNSAKRLTVLADAGSDNQGKRKWMTGARNAESGIDTSNKAGQLSIFA, encoded by the exons ATGCAAGAGATGGAGAAAAACTTGGATTCACAACTTGATTCACAACTATGGCATGCTTGTGCTGGAGGAATGGTGCAAATGCCGAATGTCAATTCCAAGGTTTTTTACTTTCCACAAGGTCAAGCGGAGCATGCTCATGGGAATGTAGATTTTGGCCTATCACCCTCAAGGGTACCTCCGTTGATTCTTTGCAGAGTTGCTGCTGTCAAGTATATGGCGGATCCCGAGTCTGATGAGGTTTATTCCAAAATTAAGTTGGTTCCAGTGAGGAACAATGAGCCTGATTATGAGGATGACGGGGTTGCTAATAATGGGATTGGGAATGGGTCTGAGGTTCAAGAGAAACCTGCTTCCTTTGCAAAGACATTAACTCAGTCTGATGCTAATAATGGCGGTGGTTTCTCTGTTCCTCGTTATTGTGCCGAAACAATCTTTCCCAGATTGGATTATTCAGCTGACCCTCCTGTCCAAACTGTTCTTGCCAAGGATGTCCATGGTGAGATTTGGAAATTTAGGCACATTTATCGAGGTACACCTCGCAGGCATTTGTTGACTACAGGGTGGAGTACTTTTGTGAATCATAAGAAGCTCATTGCAGGGGACTCCATTGTGTTTTTGAGGACAGAGAATGGGGATCTCTGTGTTGGTATCAGGAGAGCCAAAAGAGGGATAGGTGGTGGACAGGAGTCCTTGTCTGGATGGAATCCAGCTGCTGGAAACTGTGCATCGCCATATGCTGGGTTTTCCGTCTTCTTGAGGGAAGACGATAAGAGAAATGGTAATGGTGGGAATTTGAAATCTGGTCCCAGAGGAAAGGAGAGAGTTAGGCCTGAATCTGTGATTGAGGCTGCAACTCTAGCAGCCAATGGACAGCCATTTGAGATTGTTTACTACCCCAGAGCAAGCACCCCGGAGTTCTGTGTGAAAGCCTCCCTTGTGAGCACTGCGATGCGGGTGCCATGGTGTGGGGGTATGAGGTTCAAGATGGCATTTGAAACTGAAGATTCTTCTCGGATAAGCTGGTTTATGGGAACCATATCATCTGCTCAAGTTGTTGATCCAGTTCACTGGCCTGGTTCACCATGGAGGCTTCTACAG GTGACATGGGATGAGCCGGATTTGCTACAAAACGTGAAACGTGTTAGCCCATGGTTGGTCGAATTGGTATCTAGCATGCCCGCCATTCATCTCTCACCCTTCTCGCCGCCAAGAAAGAAACTACGGTTACCACCCCACCCTGATTTCCCCCTTGAAGGACAATTTACGTTACCCTCCTTTTCCACCAACCCTCTAGGATCCAGCAGCCCTTTGTGTTGTATATCAGACAACACTTCTGCAGGCATACAGGGAGCCAGGCATACTCAATTTGGTACATCTTTATCAGATCTCCACTTCAACAAACTGCAGTCGGGTCTGCATCCGTCCTTTTTCCAGAGTCTTGATCACGCTCCTCCACTGACTAGAACTCAAAACGGCCTCACCATGAACAAGGCTGATAGTAGTGAAGATGTGTCTTGGCTGACCATAGGTAACTCGAGCCCAAGCTCGAAAAAGGCTTGTGAAGCAATCACACCTCAGTTTGTGCTCTTCGGTCAACCAATACTTACCGAGCAGCAAATGTCTCTTAGTTTCTCTAGTGAAACAGTCTCCCAAGTTGTTAATGGGAACAGTTCATCTCCAGAGAAAACGTTATCCAGTGTTAGTTTCTCACCTATGGTTAATCAGTGTCCCCGGCAAGAGAATCCATCCTCAGaaggttttccatttcttaaggaCCGTCAGATGATTGATATGGGTTTAGAGACTGGGCAGTGCAAAGTTTTTATGGAATCTGAAGATGTGGGACGGACTCTTGACTTGTCAGTTCTTAATTCATATGAAGAGCTATATAGAAAGCTAGCCGACATGTTTCTCATAGAACCACCAGAGACTTTGAACCACGTGGTCTACCTGAACATGACAGGTGCTGTGAAACACGCAGGAGACGAACCATTCAG CGAGTTCAAGAATTCAGCAAAGAGGTTGACAGTTCTTGCAGATGCAGGAAGCGACAACCAAGGGAAAAG GAAATGGATGACTGGGGCACGCAATGCAGAATCTGGAATAGACACTTCCAATAAGGCGGGGCAGTTAAGCATATTTGCTTAA